Proteins co-encoded in one Neoarius graeffei isolate fNeoGra1 chromosome 11, fNeoGra1.pri, whole genome shotgun sequence genomic window:
- the cdk1 gene encoding cyclin-dependent kinase 1 produces MEDYLKIEKIGEGTYGVVYRGRHKTTGQVVALKKIRLESEEEGVPSTAVREISLLKELQHPNVVRLLDVLMQESKLYLVFEFLSMDLKKYLDSIPSGQYMDPMLVKSYLYQILEGILFCHCRRVLHRDLKPQNLLIDNKGVIKLADFGLARAFGVPVRVYTHEVVTLWYRAPEVLLGASRYSTPVDVWSIGTIFAELATKKPLFHGDSEIDQLFRIFRVLGTPNNEVWPDVESLPDYKNTFPKWKSGSLGSMVKNLDKNGIDLLGKMLTYDPLKRISARQAMTHPYFDDLDKTTLPASNLKK; encoded by the exons ATGGAAGATTACCTGAAGAttgagaaaattggggaag GTACGTATGGTGTGGTATATAGGGGCCGGCACAAAACTACTGGTCAGGTGGTGGCTCTGAAGAAGATTCGCCTGGAGAGTGAGGAGGAGGGTGTGCCTAGTACTGCTGTACGAGAGATCTCGCTGCTCAAAGAGCTACAGCACCCCAATGTTGTACG ACTGTTGGACGTGTTGATGCAGGAGTCCAAACTGTATTTGGTTTTTGAATTTCTGTCAATGGATCTGAAGAAATACTTGGACTCCATTCCCTCAGGCCAGTACATGGACCCCATGCTTGTCAAG AGTTACCTCTATCAGATCCTTGAGGGTATTCTGTTCTGTCACTGTCGTCGAGTTCTACATCGTGACCTGAAACCACAGAATCTGCTAATTGATAACAAAGGGGTAATAAAACTGGCTGATTTTGGCTTGGCCCGTGCTTTTGGGGTGCCTGTCCGAGTTTACACACATGAG gTTGTGACACTGTGGTACAGGGCCCCAGAGGTTTTACTGGGAGCTTCTCGTTATTCTACTCCAGTAGATGTTTGGAGTATCGGCACTATCTTCGCCGAGCTTGCCACCAAGAAGCCACTGTTCCACGGGGACTCAGAGATTGACCAGCTCTTCCGTATCTTCAG GGTTCTAGGTACCCCAAATAATGAGGTGTGGCCAGATGTAGAGTCGCTACCTGATTATAAGAACACTTTCCCCAAGTGGAAGTCTGGCAGTCTGGGAAGCATGGTTAAGAATCTTGACAAGAATGGCATTGATCTGCTTGGG aaaatgcTCACCTATGACCCCCTGAAGAGGATTTCTGCACGACAGGCTATGACTCACCCCTATTTCGATGATTTGGATAAGACCACGCTACCTGCCAGCAACCtcaaaaaataa